TTATATTGAAAGACTAGGCAAAATTGATCCAACCAAGCTTCTGCAAGTGACAACAATAGAGCGATACTTGAACTACCATGTGCAAGAGTTTGAGAGGACCTTTGCTGTGAAGCTGCCTGCCTGTTCAATTGCAGCAAAAAGGCACATTGATCAGAGCACTACTATTCTGGATGTTCAGGGAGTGGTATGTGAGGCTTTTCTAGAAAAATGCCTTGAATAAACAGCCACCCACTTGCTTGTCATAATAATAGATCTTAAAATGCAAAATGTTCCAAGACTACTGACCATGTGCATTCGAAAGACAGAAGCCTGATAAATGTTAGATCTCAAGAATGGCTAACAGAAATCTAAGAAGGGTGCAATTTCTGAATTCTGGATGCATGCATATGAATTCTATATTAAATGATTgcttttcaaaagaaaaagtaatTTTTCCAGCTAGAATTCATATGTTAAATGAAAATGGCAGATTGagtaatttataataaaaaacaatatcCTTGATTACATTGATTGATGCCTCAGGGACTTAAACATTTTAGTAAAACTGCAAGGGAACTTATTCAGCGCATCCAAAAGATTGACGGTGACAATTATCCTGAGGTATTCATTTCATCATCAGACGAAGTTAATGGCAGATCTTATCTTCTTTTGACAAGCTTATTTTAAATGGTCTTTactcatgtttttattttttctttttcaagttcTTAATTGGGTAGTTCTGTTCTTTGTAGACCCTCTGCCGTATGTACATAATCAATGCAGGTCCTGGATTTAGGATGCTATGGAACACTGTTAAAACTTTCCTTGATCCCAAGACCACTGCAAAGATTCAAGTAAGTTGTTTTCATCAATTTATGTTTGGATAGAGCTAATTCTGATTGAGCAGGTTGGCTTAGCTCATTAATTGTTTACACAGGTTCTGGGCAACAAATATCAGAGCAAATTGCTTGAAGTCATTGATGCCAGGTAACTGTTCTATCGTTCAATTTATATGGCCATTATTTTCCATCTCCCATTTTGCCTCGCTACTTTCCAATGTAACATTTAAGTCTTTACAGTTTATGATGGTCAATGTTTAACTACCTtcctaaataaaaatatttgataagtGTAACAACACATGGCTTCGATAACTCTTGTGGTCCTCACAgcatcattttcttctctaatctGTATCAGTGAGCTACCAGACTTTTTGGGTGGTACATGTACTTGTGCAGACAGAGGTGGCTGTATGCGTTCTGATAAGGGCCCATGGAATGATCCAGACATATTGAAGGTACTGCCTTCTTTTTTCCACAGTAGCTTCctcttttcaaaactttatttcatggttaatatttttttacctaAGGCTTCAAgtttttcttgttaatttttgGATCTAGATGGTTCACAATGGTGAAGCCAGATGTTCAAAGAAAACTTTGATTCTATCCAATGATGAGAAGACAATTTCTGAGGATGAGAGTGCCaaccaaaaggtatccagtctTATTTGGACATCAATCAGTGAATAATTCTCTTTGGTTTTTGATCATCATCTTTATTGTTTGGACTTGAAGTTACCAACCTCTACGGTCTTTCATCTATGCAATATTGAAACATAACTAACTTCTATTATACTATAGAGTGTGAAGAAATGCCACTCTTTCAACTCAGACGCAGAGGTGGAAGATATACGATGTCACTCACCCAGGGTTCACAGAGAGTACGCAGCACATCCACAACTTTCTCCTGTTCGTGAAGAAGTAAGTTAGCTAGGCTCTTATCACATGAAAATGatgcatttaaaattacaatttgaCTTCATCTTCAGTGTGCCTATTTATTTTGGCTTGAGAAGTTGTTAAATGAATCAGAACCTTCTAATGTAATATTATTGAGGATGATAATAGAGAGGATAAGGTAGTGTAAAAgattatcttattttgaattgttttgCAATAATCATGCATCGATATGCCTAAGAAAATTTTTGTCCTTCACGCGAAATAAAAATGGCAAATGGTAAAATAAAACATGTCTGAGCGGGAACGTTACGTCTTCCATATTTTTGCTTTAGGGATAAAAATGAATACAAGGAAAATCTCCTCTCTATTAATGTGGTCACTGTTACAAATGATGAGGATGGTTATTCAACTTATATTTAGAATATTCATATATGATAAATGGATAATATCCAtatgcatttaaataaattaactgaTATAAACTTGTTGACAACAAAACACTTTTTGCTTGTCATTAAAAGTCAAAGGATGACAGAAAAAGGATTACCTTTAAGTTGTAATAGTAGGGAGTGCATATTTCCTAGATGTGCTGCATCTAAAATAGGAAGGAAATGAGTTCAAGAGTTGTTGTtggagagaaaatgaggaagtcAATTATACTCAAGGCtcaaaataagaagaaaaagtaaaGCTTAAGTGAATATAATTGTAATCATAATGAAGGTTAAAcctattattttttagtatattatGGCCATTGCCCTTGCTAAACATGTCCCAACATTAACTAGGCCTAAAACAGCCTGCCCAGCTTGCTTGTAAAGTGTTAGATATAAGATACAGCCCAACCATTATAATAAGGTCATTTTATTGGAAAAATGGAGGAATATAATCAATTTCATTCTGGATCTGTTAATTCCATTTGTTCCCATGCCAAAATATAATGAAATATGAGTAATAAGCCTCACTATGCCAAACAAGCAAGATCACGTTTCATTTAAAACCAGTGGTGAAAGATGAACtaattttgttatggcataatACCAACATTTTCTGAAGTCAAATAGGCACACTCAAGATAGGCCTTGGCCTATCAACTTACCAATAAGACtcaaaaaaagggaaaacattTTGTACTGGCCTAAGAATAAAAGTTACCATAAAATCTGAGTGCGTCCTTAAGAAGAAAAGTTCATCTTTCAAGAAAATGATAATCTTTGTTTTCTgtgaaaattaatcaaaatatttgtATGCTTAGTGGTCACAAGTGTTAGCTTTATCTTGGATAAAGTTGAActttttaaaatgttaattaGAAATTTGTAtcataaattttagataaataatCAAGGCCTCTGAGAGATATCTTAAAACTTCAATGGATGCTCTTCTGTTTGGTTGATTGGCATTTTAACATCAAAGAGATATATAGATcaatataataacaaaaaaagatGCCTAATATTTGACTCATGATATTCTTTTGGATCAATGTGATtttgtgaataattaaatgacattTAGAGTAAATCCATGTATGAAAAATGGCTACAGATAATTAGTTCCATTAGCTAAAAGAGAGAATAGTATAAGAACTGAAAATTAGACTAAATGGCGATTAGATAAAAAGTGATGCAGTTTGATCTGTGGATCAAGTAGTTATGAAGGACATGTTGAGATAGATATGGTCCATTGACCGAGCAGTTTGGATGAAAAGCAAGTGTTCAGATGTGTTTTGTGATTTTGGGGTCTTGGTAAGTTGAACTAAAGTTTAGAGCCTGTCATGATGTATGATAGAGAATGTTAGGTAGTTAAGAAAAGAATGTAACTCAGGTCAGAGTTCAGGATGGATGAGTAGCATTCGAAATGAATGCAACAGTGACAAGTTAAAGGTGGGACTGTACCTTTAGCAGTTGGTTCAATTGGTTAGAACTTGGATTTTAACGCTCAATGCCTGATTTCAAGTCTCTGTAGGTAATTGGTGGAGCTAAACCTCTTCTTCAATGCCTAGAGCATATGGTGGGACCTTAGCTTTGGTGTGGACATAGGTGCAGCAGTCTCACACAGACTGCTCTATTGGTGTTGAGGGGCAATACTTCCTGTTGGGTATGTGATGTAGTTTATCTGCAAATCAATTTtgggaataaaaaaaaaaagagggggacTTAGGAAAGGAGGCAAGTTGTTTGACTTGTGGCTTGTATAGATCTAAGATGTACTTGTTTGGAACGATGTTTCAATCTATGATGAGATTGCTAAAAGGTATCATGTTGAGACAATAAGAAAGGATGTTATTGCTTTGATGTAAATGAATGTGTGCCTTGAATCCCAAATGATTGTGACAAATACTGTGTGTGCCTGCGCGCGCGCGTGtgtgtgagggagagagagagagagggagagggggagagagatgctgaaaaggaaatgaaaagatGGAAAGGTGAGAGTTAGGGAGATGGGAGAAGTTTTGATCATATTTAAATATCTCATGACATAGTTCTCTTTCTGTTCTGGTGTCTCCAATTAAGCAGAGCTAAAATGTTTTTTCTACAGGCTAATCGCTACCCACATGACAACTTTGTTCCAATGGTTGACAAGGCTGTGGATGCAACTTGGACCAAAGCTCTGCAAAGTGACAAACTCACTTTGTCCAAAGGTAAAAAATACGTTCCTGTGCTATTTATTCCTCACAATCCAAGCAATTATTACTCCCAAATTTATTGGAACAGTTCACAAATATAGCATTACTTAATAACCCACAGTCACTTTTCCATCTTGGAGTTCTTCTAGGAGAATTTTAAGACTCCATTACCATCCCTATGCCTGAAATATGTATgatatttaagataaaaaaatagggCTTGACATGGAAAAGTGACAAGGACTACGCTATCTGGTTACTGCTTTTCTAATTCATTGTTGATGCTATGTCACTCAAGTTTAAGTTTGTAGAAAAATTTCTCTGAATGCTATGAATATCATAGATGTTTGTAAGAATCTATGTATCCACAACACATTATCTGTTTCTGTAGCCACATTTTGTTTCAATTGTGTGTCATAACAAATGATGATTTCCTTTTCCTTCCTCCCCTCTACAGGGAAAGATTGTTTTCCCTTGGACAATGCTCCCAAGCCTTCTCCTGGAATAAGCAATCATATTTTCACTGGGCTAATGACCTTTATTGCTGGCATTGTCACTGTGGTCCGATTGACTCGCAACATGCCAAGGAAGCTTACTGATGCCACCCTCTACTCGAGCTCCATGTTTGGTGCTGACCCAATGATGAAATCCCAATTACCAGCATCGATGATCTCAAGCACTGAATATATGTCCATGATGAAACGAATGGCTGAAATGGAGGACAAGGTGACTTTTCTTATCAACCAACCTGCAACTATGCCACCCGAGAAAGAGGAAATGCTCAATGCTGCCCTAAATCGCGTTGATGTACTGGAGCAAGAGCTTTTAGCAACCAAGAAGGTACCCATCTCTTTATCCTGAATTCTGCCGGTTAAACCTGCAAAAATAGCAGTGCAAATTGCACCAAGAGGTTACATTGTTTCTTAAGTTAAACATCCAGCCGCTATGCAGACAAAGTACCCATTTCCTTTTGGAAAAAAGATTTACAATCACTATTGGCTATACAGGTAAAATTAATTGTGATCTTATCACTGGCATATGTTGGCAAGGAAATTCTCACAATAGTCTGGAGCAAACTGTAACCATTACGCGGCAGGGTGTAGGATTTTTAGTTTTGATAACATGGTGCTAGAGTAGACTTAGGCTAATTGTATTTCTTATTCAGGCTCTGGAGGATGCCATCGTTCGGCAAGGGGAGCTACTTGCCTACatcgagaagaagaagaagaagaagaagttctTCGTTTTCTAATTGCAGAACCATCTGAATTAACAAGCAGATGTGTGAAACCTGTTCAACTCGACCATGACAAGCTCCGGACACCATAAAATATCCTGGTACGATGTAATTGTGATCGTTCTAATGACACTGGCGGCTACATTGATTTTTATCCCTAAATAACTTTACCTAATTCTATACTTGAGTTGGTGTTTGCTTTGGTGAACTTCTCAAAACAAATCAGTCTTGTGACGTTGGGTTACCCTGGATGATGAGTATTGGTTTGCCCTTTTATATTTCGGTCTTGAGGTGCCATCTAAGGCCACCCAGTATTCTTCAGTGGTGGTGGTGTCATCTGCCCTGCTCTTTTCTGCTTGGAAAAATATGTAGCCACTTCAACTATGTTTGTTTTTTGAAGTAAAGCATTTTTTGGTAAAATGTTTTATGCATTTTACATTGTTTGAGCGGTCAAAACGTGAAAATACCTTGCCTAAAAAAGAATTTTGTTGcgttatttttggttttgagatgaaaattATATTCTAACTAGTTTGACGAGAAATtacacatataaaaaatattgttaggTTTTCAGGTATTTGGTTTCttatatataaactatttttaaaaatattttatgtaaaaataagatgaaaaatatttttttatataaaccATATCTTTGCATATAATATTTtgcataaaacatttttaagaaaatatgtaaaatctATTACTTTGacatgcatattttatgtacaAATGCAGAACTAGTATTTTTATGCATTTGaagataaatttcattttcttttgaaaatttttaatatataaaccaaatactgaaaaataagataaagaatgattttttgtgtaaaatatttttgtataatatttatttttcattgtaaactattttatatttttgtttctatatatatatatagagagagagagagagagagaagagagagaattctTAAGCATATGTTTGACAAGAGaatctatgattttttttaatattattattatttataaagtaattactAAACTactatgaaattaaaattgttaatttaaTCAATATGCTTTTTTTAAAAGTCATTGATTCAAGTACCGATcctttaaataaagaaaagcaaaaaattTGTATGAAGtagtaatttattaaaaagtttgattttaagTGTTAATTCAATACTTATTTTTAGTACTCagtagtcatttttttttaaaaaataataagtggGAGACaggtaaatttttatttatttatttatttttacctaaATTAGTGCCCGTGCAAATTTTCAATTCTATCATACGGTGAAATGATATCTCATCAAAGAAATTTGAGATGCTTGCCATCGTCAAGAGTTCAAATCACATTCAACAGAAGATTTGATAAACTCTTTCTTCTCACAAgcaaatattcaaacatttcaggACTCGTTTTAGGCCTAAAATAAATGAGAACTCACAAAACATTTGCTCTGATCAGAACAAAGTATGACAAATTGTTACACACAATTCTCGCAATATGGTCTAGAAAACATATCGAGTAAAACTTCACATATCCCTTTCAAGGTCAAATATTGGTAGCTGTATACCGAAAAGCATGTACTGGAACCAGAGTCTTCAGAATCATAAATATGTGTCTCATTCACAATCAACATCCCTTAGAAGCAAAACTTCTTTTTCTGCTCGACAAGCAATGAAGAACACGGATCAGCCACGAACCTCATTGTCGAAGGTTTTATAcgaaagagagaataaaatttgaataataagaTATAGCAACTGGAAGATCGTTAACTCACCCGGGACAGAGCTTCTTCTTGACTGTCGATGTAAGCAAGCAGTTCTTCCTGCCTCATTAAAGCCTCGTGCAGGGCCTGGTTGGAAGAGCATACATAGACACAATCAACTCATGTGCCAATTGCACCATTGGGGAAGAAAGATTACTACGGAACAAGTCCCACGTGCATCAAGATGCACGATGCAGACTAAAAGGCAAGACAATACTTAAACTGCCAGTCAGAAAAATAGTACTAGAGAGTAGAGAAGAGTAAGGTGATATCGTATGGGCCAATAACTAATAGAGGTCTTCTATATGTGTATATTCTTTTATACCCTATAATATCTACTATTACCAATCTCAACTCGATTTAGGTTGTATTTTTATCCTAGAAACAACAAAGCTGAACTGCggttttgttttccaaatataaaGAACTGTTGCCTCTTCACTAGTGTATTGCAAGCTACGGGAGAAGCAAGAATGAAAAGTGacacctcccccccccccccgtctTGTCCTAGGATGCGGCGGAATCCTGCAGCAATTATGGTAGTGACAAATGTACGAAGAGCAACTACATCCACGGAAGTGAATTTTGCTGTTAGGCTATCCACGAGCCCTTCCATGTGCAGACAACTTGACCTTTCATGTCTTCCTATTCTTGTTTCATTCGCTGAACTTACAACAATGTAATGGATATGATGGCaattaatattgaatatatatgaACTGAAATTCATTGCTTCCAATGAGTTGGGTTTCTAAGTGGAAAAGCTAATTGGTCAGAGCAATTGGAAACAAGACGAACTTGGACTCATGCCGATACCTAACATTCTATAAGTCCCCGCAgcaaacatataataaaattcTGAACTATAGTGCTTATACCTTTTTAGTAGCAATTAACTCTGCTTCTAGGGCATCCACCCGGTAAACAGCAGCATTCAGCAGTTCCTCTTTCTCGTAAGGCATCTCAGATGGCTTTGCTTGAAGCGTGCCAACCTTCTCTTCGAGCTCCCCCAGTCTCTTAAGAACAGAGGAGAGGAGCTTTCCCTCTGAAAATGCTGGACTTGGTGAAGGGGGCCGAAATTCTTCCTTGGGTACAGAATCTAGACAGAGTTCTTTAGTATTTTTCTGATGATTGGATGAAGTGAAAGGAAGTTTCTTGGTTAGATGGCTTGCTGCAGAACGGAAGAGCATGGCAAGTGTCATGAAGGCGGCCATAAACACTGCCAAAATCCGAGCCTGGAATCCTTCAGGCAACTTCTGAGTATCAGGTAGTGGAATTGTCCCTGTTCGGAGATCAGGTTTTTGGTACTCATATCAAAACACACATCAATTTACAAGAAACCACATATTCTagcaaaaaatttcaaagttcagAACCGCCGTACTTATCCAGGCTTTTCTCTGGCTGGGATGTTTGACAGATGCTCTAGCATtgtatcaattaatttaaagcAGAACAGTGGGAGTGGCACAACGTTTACTATGCCATATCATAGgaatatcaaataatatattgaaCAACAAAACCATGCCAGTTGTACCTTAATCTAGTTATGATAACTGTTAGCTGGAATGCTGGATTACAATTACAAATATCCAATTTCAAATTATCAAAGTCACTAGAAAGGAGTTAATAAATGAACTTAGTTGAGCAGTTTCATACATTTAGTAtgtaaaaattgaagaagaacgTGTGTTGGTATCAGCAACAGCCAAGCAAGAGTTACTGACCTGTGGATGCATGAGGCTTTTGAAAGGATGCTTGTCGCTTCCAACCAGCATCAACAGCCTTATCAACCATGGGAACATATTCATCATAACCTGGGAAGCTACTGGCATGACTTGCACCGCCAATAACTTTAGCCTATTTATTCATGGGAACATCTTAGTAGCAATAGTAGCTGCCACTAAATTTATAAACCTTGACAACTGACATGAAATAACCTACTTCTTCATGAACGGGAGTTAGCCGAAAATGTGAATAACTCCCTGTTGCTTTTGGGGAAGCAATATCTTCAGCTTCAGACCCGGACTCGCCAGTGGATGTGTCACTGCTTTTTATCTGCCTCAATAGAATAAACAAAACTAATGACATAATAAGAAGTGGCCGTGTGGAACAACTTTAAAATACCAACAGGTCATACCATTTGGTAATTCGGCTTAGCATAAGCAACCACCTTTCCCTCactgtttaaaattttaacaactTGTCTACGGCAACGAGCCCCACCATTAAGAACCATCTGCAACATAATGCCCAATCAAAGGATCATTCCTCAGGTAAAGAAAACATCAATCCAAAGATGAAATGCTGTAGTAACATGGATTTCTTTATTCAAGCAGAACCTTCAAGATTTCAGGGTTTTTCCATGGCCCTTTATCAGAACGGAGACAACC
This genomic stretch from Diospyros lotus cultivar Yz01 chromosome 1, ASM1463336v1, whole genome shotgun sequence harbors:
- the LOC127808955 gene encoding phosphatidylinositol/phosphatidylcholine transfer protein SFH3-like — its product is MSDTMSGPIKPGLERSGAENSEDERKTRIGSLKKKAISASTKFRHSLTRKGRRNSKVMSVAFDDEHDAEESKAVDALRQALILEELLPSKHDDYHMMLRFLKARKFDIEKTKQMWADMIQWRKDFGADTLMEEFDFKEKHEVLEYYPQGHHGVDKDGRPVYIERLGKIDPTKLLQVTTIERYLNYHVQEFERTFAVKLPACSIAAKRHIDQSTTILDVQGVGLKHFSKTARELIQRIQKIDGDNYPETLCRMYIINAGPGFRMLWNTVKTFLDPKTTAKIQVLGNKYQSKLLEVIDASELPDFLGGTCTCADRGGCMRSDKGPWNDPDILKMVHNGEARCSKKTLILSNDEKTISEDESANQKSVKKCHSFNSDAEVEDIRCHSPRVHREYAAHPQLSPVREEANRYPHDNFVPMVDKAVDATWTKALQSDKLTLSKGKDCFPLDNAPKPSPGISNHIFTGLMTFIAGIVTVVRLTRNMPRKLTDATLYSSSMFGADPMMKSQLPASMISSTEYMSMMKRMAEMEDKVTFLINQPATMPPEKEEMLNAALNRVDVLEQELLATKKALEDAIVRQGELLAYIEKKKKKKKFFVF